AGCTAGTCCAAGCCAACAAGCCCCTGGTACTGGACATCAAGGGTGTGGCCTTCCGGCTTGAGCCCGGCGCCATTCAGGCGGCCCAGGGTGCTACCGGAGTGAAGTTGGAAGCCAAGCCAGTGTCTGACCAGCAGGCTTCGGACCTTGTTCGCGACCTTCCCAGCGCCTATAAGGTGGCAGGCAAGGTTCTCTCCCTCACTGCTGCCAGCCTGGTAGGCGAGGCTACCCAGCCGGTGACTTTCGTCAAGCCGGTGACGGTATCGGTGAGCTACGATCCGGCCAGCGTCACTAACCCTGACTTCCTGGGCGCTTACCGGTACAACCCTGGGAGCAAAAAGTGGGATTTCCTAGGCGGCAAGGTGGATAAGCAAAAGAGGGTAGTAACCTTTACCACCCCGCATCTTTCAGAGTACGCCCTCATGGAGTACCACAAGACATTTAACGACATCCGCGGTTCCTTTGCTAAGGCCGATATCGAGTACCTGGCCTCCCGCCATGTCATCTATGGCGTGACCGATACTCGGTTCGATCCCCTGGGCAAGATCACCCGGGCCCAGTTCTGCGCCCTGGTAGCTCGGGCCTTGAACCTGAGCGCACCTCAGAATGCTCCCGGCTTCAAGGATGTATCCGGTAGCTACTGGGCGGCCAAAGAGATCCGGGCCGCGGCCGCAGCCGGCATCGTCAAGGGCTACACCGACGGCAGCTTTAAGCCCGACCAGTTCATCAACCGGGAGCAACTGGCAGCCATGGTGGCGCGGGCGCTGGTTTATTCCCGTGGCAGCACCCTTCCCACTCCTGACCAGGCCCAAACCATCCTGGCCAGATTCCAGGACCGCAACCGCATCACCACGGGGCTTCTCCGGGAAGCGGCCCTGGCTGCGGATAAGGGCATCGTCCTCGGCACTGCCGACAAACGGTTCGACCCGTTCGGCACTGCTACCCGGGAGCAAGCGGCGGCCATGCTAGCCCGCATGTACCGGCAGCTTTAGGCCACAAGTGCCGGCCTGAAGCTTGAAGCAGTCAGTCAAGCGCATTAGGCCAGCAAGCCCCCTCTGGTGGTCCGGAGGGGGCTTGCTGCCCCCATCTTAGGCAGGAAGGCCAGGATCTTGCTTGACCGGCAAGGTTTAGCTGGTTTAGTATAAATTTGCGCTATGGTGCCTATGGGGGCTACAATCTCGAAGGGAGAGGCTAGGCCAAAAA
The genomic region above belongs to Clostridia bacterium and contains:
- a CDS encoding S-layer homology domain-containing protein, coding for EDIKALLDLARSLTAVRSTDLQDGKLSESKRREITDKLTYVKSRFADLIAWSGSSSPQGEFISFVGAVNANLVQRNISPGALETPLIEAALGVLTEPNAASTYKAVYTLAESALEAANQVLGTNWTLATVSATNVENGLGALFLALDAAEGRPQGVKADLFQSTYEAILSMLEPFYLTVSPPPPPPPTEPAPVIDEEDVQEQISQGKEQIEITVPEDAEPAAVLTTAALNKLVQANKPLVLDIKGVAFRLEPGAIQAAQGATGVKLEAKPVSDQQASDLVRDLPSAYKVAGKVLSLTAASLVGEATQPVTFVKPVTVSVSYDPASVTNPDFLGAYRYNPGSKKWDFLGGKVDKQKRVVTFTTPHLSEYALMEYHKTFNDIRGSFAKADIEYLASRHVIYGVTDTRFDPLGKITRAQFCALVARALNLSAPQNAPGFKDVSGSYWAAKEIRAAAAAGIVKGYTDGSFKPDQFINREQLAAMVARALVYSRGSTLPTPDQAQTILARFQDRNRITTGLLREAALAADKGIVLGTADKRFDPFGTATREQAAAMLARMYRQL